One genomic window of Candidatus Methylacidiphilales bacterium includes the following:
- the purD gene encoding phosphoribosylamine--glycine ligase, whose protein sequence is MKILIIGQGAREHAIAHFLSHPHHSLYIAPGNPGTESIATSLPYNPDQIDSITTWAAQHRPDLAVIGPELPLSLGLADRLRALNIPTVGPDQSAARLETSKTYCKELLTQAHIPTPPAIPCTDLHSARSAIRQLNAPYVIKADGLAAGKGVFLPKDNQESDSILDALFNQRILGSAADKVLIEKRIEGREISIIALTDGTTLRYLPPAQDYKRLYDHHLGPNTGGMGAYAPAPWLTPSILETIHHTIFTPLLQTLQHRSISYRGILYAGLMITDQGPQVLEFNVRLGDPETQAILPLIATPLDELFHATANAALNQIPLRLHPARASTAIVIAAEGYPHQPTLHTPITLPTVLPPSTAIFHAGTRRHPDGTLRVAAGRILTATAWAQSLREARETAYALARSIQIPKSHYRKDIAQNL, encoded by the coding sequence ATGAAAATCCTCATCATCGGACAGGGCGCACGCGAGCACGCCATCGCCCACTTTCTCTCCCACCCACACCATTCCCTCTACATCGCCCCAGGAAACCCCGGCACCGAATCCATCGCCACCTCACTCCCCTACAACCCAGACCAAATCGACTCAATCACTACCTGGGCAGCACAACACCGCCCCGACCTCGCTGTCATCGGCCCCGAACTCCCCCTCAGCCTGGGCCTAGCCGACCGCCTCCGCGCCCTAAACATCCCCACCGTTGGCCCCGATCAATCCGCCGCTCGCCTCGAAACAAGCAAAACATACTGCAAAGAACTCCTCACCCAAGCACACATCCCCACACCCCCAGCCATCCCTTGCACCGACCTCCACTCAGCCCGCTCAGCCATACGCCAACTCAACGCCCCCTACGTCATCAAAGCCGATGGCCTCGCCGCAGGCAAAGGCGTTTTCCTTCCCAAAGATAATCAAGAATCCGACTCCATCCTCGATGCCCTCTTCAACCAACGCATCCTCGGCTCAGCCGCAGACAAAGTGCTCATCGAAAAACGCATCGAAGGCCGAGAAATCTCCATCATAGCCCTCACAGACGGCACAACTCTACGCTATCTCCCACCAGCACAAGACTACAAACGCCTCTACGACCATCACCTCGGCCCCAACACCGGCGGCATGGGTGCTTATGCACCTGCTCCCTGGCTCACCCCATCCATCCTCGAAACAATTCACCACACCATCTTCACACCCCTACTCCAAACACTCCAACACCGCTCCATCTCCTACCGCGGCATCCTCTACGCAGGCCTCATGATCACCGACCAAGGCCCCCAAGTCCTCGAATTCAACGTCCGCCTCGGTGACCCCGAAACCCAAGCCATCCTCCCCCTCATCGCCACACCCCTCGACGAACTTTTCCACGCCACGGCAAACGCCGCACTAAACCAAATCCCCCTCCGCCTCCACCCCGCCCGCGCCTCCACCGCCATCGTCATCGCAGCAGAAGGCTATCCCCACCAACCTACCCTCCACACACCCATCACCCTCCCCACCGTCCTCCCCCCATCCACCGCAATCTTCCATGCAGGGACACGCCGCCACCCCGATGGCACACTGCGCGTAGCTGCAGGCCGCATCCTCACCGCCACGGCATGGGCACAATCCCTACGCGAAGCGCGTGAAACCGCATACGCCTTAGCTCGTTCCATCCAGATCCCCAAAAGCCACTACCGCAAGGACATCGCCCAAAACCTATGA
- a CDS encoding S41 family peptidase, with product MTHNLTPPPTIPTLLLCILLITNPTHADPTTISQREINDLEFAKKILADHYIDPQTLRPPLTALRMQTFIRSLRGGAFIRRFASRPASLPPILAMLPQQIAYFRPRAFDSTFSTSALRRLQYWRSGKVQGLIIDLRGLQGGTPTETYAKVLAILDGQGPATLQWDKNKILVHATPQPNPIPTRILTSEHTSGLYEAIIHILPPTHTQIIGQPTPGRVAAYKEYALPSGDFISIAHRPLIWRQNTLPYNKPILPHHNIDTTFSQLTQSLHLIETGQVRRLFLYTPPTHPQKPIPPNTPTTPIHTDQALLIAWDSLRALSLLTPTPTQPPPPSQPHTPPTPPLPTSPSRS from the coding sequence ATGACGCACAACCTCACGCCTCCCCCTACCATCCCCACCCTCCTACTCTGCATACTCCTCATCACCAACCCAACACACGCCGACCCCACAACAATCTCCCAACGCGAAATCAACGACCTCGAATTCGCCAAAAAAATCCTCGCCGACCACTACATCGATCCACAAACCCTCCGCCCACCCCTCACAGCCCTCCGCATGCAAACCTTCATCCGCTCACTCCGCGGAGGAGCCTTCATCCGTCGCTTCGCATCCCGCCCCGCCTCCCTACCCCCCATTCTAGCCATGCTCCCCCAACAAATCGCCTATTTCCGACCACGCGCATTCGACTCCACCTTCTCAACCTCCGCCCTACGCCGCCTCCAATATTGGCGCTCAGGAAAAGTCCAAGGCCTCATCATCGACCTACGCGGACTCCAAGGAGGCACCCCTACAGAGACCTATGCAAAAGTCCTCGCCATACTCGATGGCCAAGGCCCCGCCACACTACAATGGGATAAAAACAAAATCCTCGTCCACGCCACCCCACAACCCAACCCCATCCCCACCCGCATCCTCACCAGCGAACACACCAGCGGCCTATACGAAGCAATCATCCACATCCTTCCCCCCACACACACCCAGATCATCGGCCAACCCACCCCAGGACGAGTCGCAGCCTACAAAGAGTATGCGTTACCCTCAGGCGACTTCATCAGCATCGCACACCGTCCCCTCATCTGGCGCCAAAACACCCTCCCCTACAACAAACCCATCCTACCCCACCACAACATCGACACAACATTCTCACAACTCACCCAAAGCCTACACCTCATCGAAACAGGCCAAGTCCGCCGCCTATTCCTCTACACACCCCCTACCCACCCACAAAAACCCATCCCCCCCAACACCCCCACCACCCCAATCCACACCGATCAAGCCCTTCTTATCGCATGGGACAGCCTCCGAGCCCTCTCACTCCTCACCCCCACACCCACCCAACCCCCACCCCCCTCCCAACCCCACACACCCCCGACTCCACCATTGCCAACATCCCCATCCCGCTCTTAG
- a CDS encoding MBL fold metallo-hydrolase: MPKNNPSPAHGKNHTKTSMLFNFLNINCQTPLTTLQHNTTHRKSHTILTLVLLFLPLQHFPTIHAQTPHPSTAFKKDRPILKKRLQIEWYGRSFVYLTSSSGVRIAINPFPPGTPGYQFPHGLAADVVLISDSNKVHDGAELLSGNPLIFRGPVAVGTHRASGIIFNGIATRQQKSSNPHTDHNTIFFFTLDGMKIVHLGSLGHSLTPKEISTIGRADILFVPIGNRKLSLEDIDKIIYDLDPAIVIPIEYALRPHDQKSQLRPAAPFLKYEKNIVPIEEHGFLIGPDLLPDTTTIVTLIPPPHTEPLKP; encoded by the coding sequence ATGCCCAAAAACAACCCATCCCCAGCACACGGAAAAAACCACACAAAAACATCGATGCTTTTTAATTTTTTAAACATAAATTGTCAAACCCCTCTCACCACCCTTCAACACAACACCACACATCGAAAATCCCATACCATCCTCACCCTAGTTCTACTCTTCCTACCTCTTCAACATTTCCCCACGATCCACGCTCAAACCCCGCATCCCTCCACCGCATTCAAAAAAGACCGACCCATCCTCAAAAAACGCCTCCAAATCGAATGGTATGGCCGTTCCTTCGTCTACCTCACCTCCTCATCCGGAGTCCGCATAGCGATCAACCCCTTTCCTCCAGGCACACCAGGATACCAATTCCCACACGGCCTAGCAGCTGACGTCGTCCTCATCTCCGACTCAAACAAAGTCCACGATGGCGCCGAACTCCTCTCAGGCAACCCCCTCATCTTTCGAGGCCCAGTTGCCGTCGGCACTCACCGCGCCTCTGGCATAATCTTTAACGGCATCGCAACCCGTCAACAAAAATCATCTAACCCACACACCGATCACAACACCATATTCTTCTTCACCCTAGACGGAATGAAAATTGTCCACCTAGGCTCCCTCGGTCATTCACTCACCCCAAAAGAAATCTCCACCATAGGTCGTGCAGACATCCTCTTCGTTCCCATCGGCAACCGCAAACTTAGCCTAGAAGACATAGATAAAATCATCTACGACCTCGACCCTGCCATCGTCATCCCCATCGAATACGCACTCCGCCCCCACGACCAAAAAAGCCAACTACGACCCGCAGCACCCTTTCTAAAATACGAAAAAAACATCGTCCCCATAGAAGAACACGGCTTCCTCATCGGACCAGACCTCCTCCCCGACACCACTACTATCGTAACCCTCATCCCCCCTCCCCACACTGAACCACTCAAACCATGA